In a genomic window of Magnolia sinica isolate HGM2019 chromosome 16, MsV1, whole genome shotgun sequence:
- the LOC131229391 gene encoding uncharacterized protein LOC131229391: protein MEETEPQTQPPSSTHARKSTDSSSSPEFEFWMVRNPSFPQPNILSADQLFVNGVLLPLHLLPQQTEPERDPKPELKLEPETLPESTVGSSASKRWKDIFKIGDRRASTASSRSGNEETTAAAECKDKEKRKKEKKSSGLGCSSSISNPTADLNINIWPFSRSRSAGNWSSGGRAKASAAGARKASSAPCSRSNSGGESKLKKWPSSPGRAGVHLGRSSPVWQVRRGGSGGKGSEPVVRRSEKGVSKEGLGNRRSGVGDRSNGGARVLNLTVPLCIGYRQHLSCSSDDSGFGNPNNHSGNGNPGNHSSGNATLFNLRTLFSKKVH from the coding sequence atGGAAGAAACAGAGCCGCAAACCCAGCCCCCTTCCTCCACCCATGCAAGAAAGAGCACTGATTCTTCTTCATCACCGGAGTTCGAGTTTTGGATGGTAAGAAATCCTTCCTTCCCCCAACCTAATATCCTTTCTGCGGACCAACTGTTTGTAAATGGCGTCCTTCTTCCTCTCCATCTCCTTCCCCAGCAAACCGAGCCTGAGCGCGACCCCAAACCCGAGCTTAAACTCGAGCCTGAGACCTTGCCTGAATCTACTGTTGGTTCCTCCGCCTCGAAACGATGGAAAGACATTTTCAAGATTGGGGATAGGAGGGCAAGCACTGCCAGCAGCAGAAGCGGCAACGAAGAGACAACGGCTGCTGCGGAATGTAAAGAtaaggagaaaaggaagaaagagaagaagagcagCGGATTAGGCTGCAGCAGCAGCATTTCGAATCCAACTGCAGATCTAAACATCAACATATGGCCCTTCTCCCGCAGCCGTTCAGCTGGGAACTGGAGCAGCGGCGGGAGGGCAAAGGCGTCTGCTGCAGGAGCACGGAAGGCGAGTAGCGCCCCGTGCTCGAGGAGCAACTCAGGCGGGGAGTCAAAGTTAAAGAAATGGCCCAGCAGTCCTGGGAGAGCGGGGGTGCATCTGGGGAGGAGCAGCCCTGTTTGGCAGGTTCGTCGCGGAGGTTCGGGTGGGAAGGGTTCGGAGCCTGTGGTCAGGAGATCGGAGAAGGGGGTTTCGAAAGAAGGGCTTGGAAATCGACGGTCAGGGGTTGGGGACAGGAGTAATGGTGGGGCCCGGGTATTGAACCTGACCGTTCCTCTGTGTATAGGGTATCGTCAGCATTTGAGCTGCAGCAGTGACGACAGCGGTTTTGGGAACCCAAACAATCACAGCGGCAACGGCAATCCAGGCAACCATAGTAGTGGTAACGCAACCCTCTTTAACTTGCGCACCCTTTTCTCCAAGAAAGTACATTAA